Proteins found in one Gemmatimonadota bacterium genomic segment:
- a CDS encoding AarF/UbiB family protein codes for MTRFGRTFGVARRLLPFAFAFLRDRRRWFVVGRPALRTEEQHARRADRLSATLADLGPTFIKLAQLLSARADILPEPYLSAITRLQDRVPPSKSQAIIGVIEAELEQPVTELFQDFQAEPVAAASLGQVHRARVEGRDVVVKVLRPGVEELVALDLDVSFRLLYWLNILFPNHHVRALTATVREFSVKVGEEMDFRKEAENMDRFHRFFDADPRFRAPAVLPRFTRRRVLVMEYARGTKIDRLQDHFDDGRLDFQQVMENLTGLYLRMMMVDGFLHADPHPGNLLVQDDGTIVVLDWGMVLEVPRWTRESILHIALAVEREDLDAIINEMYQLGMISPEVSRGEVREAAMEILRIVERAQGSNRERIEHIVTQIYDTFYTWPLMLPQELVYFFRASVLLEGIGILYDRGFDGLGLVRRVVKALRRQILDTTRREPVAIARDAVGEVSQVMRAVRQLLERAEREELRVRLHPRDVQAQERFLHLQARRLLLSIFASVTAMISAVLFVAVRNLWLLAGGLLASLFLFLLVLFIPTHLLENPLRHARGIRPGGSR; via the coding sequence ATGACGCGCTTCGGCCGCACGTTCGGGGTCGCGCGCCGACTGCTGCCCTTCGCCTTCGCGTTCCTGCGCGACCGGCGGCGCTGGTTCGTGGTGGGGCGGCCCGCACTCCGCACGGAGGAGCAGCACGCCCGGCGGGCCGATCGCCTGAGCGCCACGCTGGCCGACCTGGGACCCACCTTCATCAAGCTGGCGCAGCTCCTGAGCGCCCGCGCCGACATCCTGCCCGAGCCCTACCTGTCGGCCATCACGCGGCTGCAGGACCGGGTGCCGCCGTCGAAGTCGCAGGCCATCATCGGCGTCATCGAGGCCGAGCTGGAGCAGCCGGTCACGGAGCTGTTCCAGGACTTCCAGGCCGAGCCCGTGGCGGCCGCGTCCCTGGGGCAGGTGCACCGGGCCCGCGTGGAAGGGCGCGACGTGGTGGTGAAGGTGCTGCGCCCGGGCGTCGAGGAGCTGGTGGCCCTGGACCTGGACGTGTCCTTCCGGCTGCTCTACTGGCTCAACATCCTCTTCCCCAACCACCACGTGCGCGCGCTCACGGCCACGGTGCGCGAGTTCTCGGTGAAGGTGGGCGAGGAGATGGACTTCCGGAAGGAAGCGGAGAACATGGACCGCTTCCACCGCTTCTTCGACGCTGATCCACGTTTCCGCGCGCCGGCCGTGCTGCCGCGCTTCACGCGCCGACGTGTGCTGGTCATGGAGTACGCGCGCGGCACCAAGATCGACCGGCTCCAGGACCACTTCGACGATGGCCGTCTGGACTTCCAGCAGGTCATGGAGAACCTGACGGGTCTCTACCTGCGCATGATGATGGTGGACGGCTTCCTGCACGCCGATCCGCACCCGGGCAACCTGCTGGTCCAGGACGACGGCACCATCGTGGTGCTGGACTGGGGCATGGTGCTGGAGGTGCCGCGCTGGACGCGCGAGTCCATCCTGCACATCGCGCTCGCGGTCGAGCGCGAGGACCTGGACGCCATCATCAACGAGATGTACCAGCTCGGGATGATCAGCCCCGAGGTGTCGCGCGGCGAGGTGCGTGAGGCGGCCATGGAGATCTTGCGCATCGTGGAGCGGGCCCAGGGCTCGAACCGCGAGCGCATCGAGCACATCGTCACGCAGATCTACGACACGTTCTACACCTGGCCGCTGATGCTGCCGCAGGAGCTGGTCTACTTCTTCCGCGCCTCGGTGCTGCTGGAGGGGATCGGCATCCTGTACGACCGCGGCTTCGACGGCCTGGGGCTGGTGCGCCGCGTGGTCAAGGCGCTGCGCCGCCAGATCCTGGACACGACGCGCCGGGAGCCCGTCGCCATCGCCCGCGACGCCGTGGGCGAGGTGTCCCAGGTCATGCGGGCGGTGCGCCAGCTGCTGGAGCGCGCCGAGCGCGAGGAACTGCGCGTGCGGCTCCATCCGCGTGACGTGCAGGCCCAGGAGCGCTTCCTGCACCTGCAGGCGCGCCGGCTGCTCCTGTCCATCTTCGCGTCCGTCACCGCCATGATCTCGGCGGTGCTCTTCGTGGCCGTCCGCAACCTCTGGCTCCTGGCCGGGGGGCTCCTCGCGTCCCTCTTCCTGTTCCTGCTCGTGCTCTTCATCCCCACGCATCTGCTGGAGAACCCGTTGCGGCACGCCCGCGGCATCCGTCCCGGAGGCTCCCGTTGA
- the mgtE gene encoding magnesium transporter, translating to MAAPEWPRDDEGLLDALVARAEAGDEPGILELLDELHPSDIADLLESVEREELKLTIVRALPLELASEALAEMEEGEDRGELLAALAPATRAALLSELEVDDAADLIAELDPPDQARVLAELPADEAVELRGLLRYDEETAGGLMTTDFVSIVSTLQAGEAIAEVRRQGREIGDFYAVFVVDKARRLLGTVPLNDLILAEPAEEVAELVVPVPVQVSADTDQEEVGRLMARYNLVSVPVVDERGHLLGRITFDDVLDVLEAEQTEDLLRLAGVGDEEEIRGGWVDAVRSRLPWLGLNLVTASLAASVIWLFADVIEGDVALVFVMPIIAALGGNAGVQSLAVTLRRITLAEGDLGERPWSAVGKEVLVGLTNGVLIGGLAAAVGALWFDRPSLGLVVLLAMWGNLVVASFAGAFVPTFLSRVGVDPAVASSVFVQTFTDLCGFMLLLGLASALLL from the coding sequence ATGGCCGCGCCTGAGTGGCCGCGCGACGACGAGGGCCTGCTCGACGCGCTCGTGGCGCGCGCCGAGGCGGGGGACGAGCCCGGCATCCTGGAGCTGCTGGACGAGCTGCACCCGAGTGACATCGCCGACCTGCTGGAATCCGTCGAGCGCGAGGAGCTCAAGCTCACCATCGTGCGGGCCCTGCCGCTCGAGCTGGCCTCCGAGGCGCTGGCGGAGATGGAGGAGGGCGAGGACCGCGGCGAGCTGCTGGCCGCGCTCGCGCCCGCCACGCGGGCCGCGCTCCTGTCCGAGCTGGAGGTCGACGACGCGGCCGACCTGATCGCCGAGCTGGACCCGCCCGACCAGGCGCGCGTGCTGGCCGAGCTGCCGGCGGACGAGGCGGTCGAGCTGCGCGGCCTGCTGCGCTACGACGAGGAGACCGCCGGTGGTCTGATGACCACGGACTTCGTCTCGATCGTCTCCACGCTGCAGGCCGGCGAGGCGATCGCCGAGGTGCGCCGGCAGGGGCGCGAGATCGGCGACTTCTACGCCGTCTTCGTGGTGGACAAGGCGCGGCGCCTGCTGGGCACCGTGCCGCTGAACGACCTCATCCTGGCCGAGCCCGCCGAGGAGGTGGCCGAGCTGGTGGTGCCGGTGCCCGTCCAGGTGAGCGCCGACACCGACCAGGAGGAGGTGGGCCGCCTCATGGCCCGCTACAACCTCGTCAGCGTGCCCGTCGTGGACGAGCGTGGACACCTGCTGGGCCGCATCACGTTCGACGACGTCCTGGACGTGTTGGAAGCGGAGCAGACGGAAGACCTCCTGCGCCTGGCCGGCGTCGGCGACGAGGAGGAGATCCGCGGCGGCTGGGTGGACGCCGTGCGCTCGCGTCTGCCCTGGCTGGGCCTCAACCTGGTGACGGCCTCGCTCGCGGCGTCCGTCATCTGGTTGTTCGCCGACGTCATCGAAGGCGACGTGGCCCTGGTCTTCGTGATGCCCATCATCGCGGCGCTGGGCGGCAACGCCGGTGTGCAGTCCCTCGCGGTGACGCTGCGCCGCATCACGCTGGCCGAAGGCGACCTGGGCGAGCGACCCTGGAGCGCCGTGGGCAAGGAGGTGCTGGTGGGGCTGACCAACGGCGTGCTGATCGGCGGCCTGGCCGCCGCGGTGGGCGCGCTGTGGTTCGACCGGCCCAGCCTGGGGCTGGTGGTCCTGCTGGCCATGTGGGGCAACCTGGTCGTGGCCAGCTTCGCGGGCGCCTTCGTGCCCACGTTCCTGAGCCGGGTCGGGGTCGACCCCGCCGTCGCGTCGTCGGTGTTCGTGCAGACCTTCACCGACCTGTGCGGCTTCATGCTCCTGCTGGGTCTGGCCAGCGCCCTGCTGCTATGA
- a CDS encoding methylmalonyl-CoA mutase family protein, with the protein MSIVENDALARLESELAEHEAEVRRLRSELATWYDRYEAAPKRDIPFTTVSGREVAPLYTPLDGGGDPYADQLGLPGEYPFTRGPYSTMYRTRLWTMRQFAGFATAEETNARYKYLLAHGQTGLSVAFDFPTLMGYDSDHPRSLGEVGVCGVAISSLADMERLFEGIPLDQVSVSMTINGPAVILFCFYVAAAERQGIDPSVLRGTVQNDILKEYQAQHAWVYPPEPALRLIVDMFEWCSTNAPKYNPVSISGYHIREAGATAAQELAFTLRNGFEYVERGIARGLDVDDFAPRLSFFFDVHNDFFEEIAKFRAARRIWARTLREKYGSTNPESWRLRTHAQTAGVTLTAQQPENNIVRVAYQALAAVLGGTQSLHTNSMDETLALPTEKAVRIALRTQQVLAYETGVPNTIDPLAGSYYVEALTDELEADAEAMFDRIDELGGVVPGIHQGWFQAEIARSALQQQQEIEAAARVIVGVNEFEEGNEDVSIDTLKIDPDVEERQRARMADLRARRDGDRVERALAALEQAARGDDNLVPYILECARSEATLYEIRHAMERVFGSYKEPVFF; encoded by the coding sequence ATGTCGATCGTGGAGAACGACGCGCTGGCGCGTCTGGAGTCGGAGCTCGCCGAGCACGAGGCCGAGGTACGGCGCCTGCGCAGCGAGCTGGCCACCTGGTACGACCGGTACGAGGCGGCCCCCAAGCGGGACATCCCGTTCACCACGGTCTCCGGCCGCGAGGTCGCCCCGCTCTACACGCCGCTGGATGGGGGCGGCGACCCCTACGCGGACCAGCTCGGCCTGCCGGGCGAGTACCCGTTCACGCGCGGTCCGTACTCCACCATGTACCGGACCCGGCTGTGGACCATGCGGCAGTTCGCGGGCTTCGCCACCGCCGAGGAGACCAACGCGCGCTACAAGTACCTGCTGGCCCACGGCCAGACGGGGCTGTCCGTCGCGTTCGACTTCCCCACGCTCATGGGCTACGACTCCGACCACCCCCGCTCGCTCGGCGAGGTGGGCGTGTGCGGTGTGGCCATCAGCTCGCTCGCCGACATGGAGCGGCTGTTCGAAGGCATCCCGCTGGACCAGGTGTCGGTCTCCATGACCATCAACGGTCCGGCCGTCATCCTGTTCTGCTTCTACGTGGCCGCCGCCGAGCGTCAGGGCATCGACCCGTCCGTGCTGCGCGGCACCGTGCAGAACGACATCCTCAAGGAGTACCAGGCGCAGCACGCCTGGGTGTATCCGCCGGAGCCGGCGCTGCGCCTGATCGTCGACATGTTCGAGTGGTGCTCCACGAACGCGCCCAAGTACAACCCGGTCTCGATCTCCGGCTACCACATCCGCGAGGCGGGTGCCACGGCGGCGCAGGAGCTGGCCTTCACGCTGCGCAACGGGTTCGAGTACGTCGAGCGCGGCATCGCGCGTGGCCTGGACGTGGACGACTTCGCGCCGCGCCTGTCGTTCTTCTTCGACGTGCACAACGACTTCTTCGAGGAGATCGCCAAGTTCCGCGCCGCCCGCCGCATCTGGGCCCGCACGCTGCGCGAGAAGTACGGCTCCACCAATCCGGAGTCGTGGCGCCTGCGCACGCACGCCCAGACCGCCGGAGTGACGCTCACGGCGCAGCAGCCGGAGAACAACATCGTGCGCGTGGCCTACCAGGCCCTGGCGGCCGTGCTGGGCGGCACGCAGTCGCTGCACACGAACTCCATGGACGAGACGCTCGCGCTGCCCACCGAGAAGGCCGTGCGCATCGCGTTGCGTACCCAGCAGGTGCTGGCCTACGAGACCGGCGTGCCCAACACCATCGACCCCCTGGCGGGCTCGTACTACGTGGAGGCGCTCACCGACGAGCTCGAGGCGGACGCCGAGGCCATGTTCGACCGCATCGACGAGCTGGGCGGCGTGGTGCCGGGGATCCACCAGGGGTGGTTCCAGGCCGAGATCGCCCGCTCGGCGCTGCAGCAGCAGCAGGAGATCGAGGCCGCCGCGCGGGTCATCGTCGGCGTCAACGAGTTCGAGGAAGGCAACGAGGACGTGTCCATCGACACGCTCAAGATCGACCCCGACGTGGAGGAGCGGCAGCGCGCGCGCATGGCCGACCTGCGCGCCCGTCGGGACGGCGACCGGGTGGAGCGCGCGCTGGCCGCGCTGGAGCAGGCCGCACGCGGGGACGACAACCTCGTCCCCTACATCCTGGAGTGCGCGCGCTCGGAAGCCACGCTGTACGAGATCCGCCACGCCATGGAGCGTGTGTTCGGCAGCTACAAGGAACCGGTGTTCTTCTAG
- the ybeY gene encoding rRNA maturation RNase YbeY: MSSEPVLRVQVNPEAFAVDADRLEQAVRHVLAREGVDQGEVSLTLLADPAMQDLNRRWLAHDRTTDVLSFALHGDGEPLLGDVYVGWEQAERQSAEHGVPLAEELVRLAVHGTLHLLGHDHPDAADERAGSPFFQRQEALVAECLERGVDHGRA, translated from the coding sequence GTGAGCTCGGAGCCCGTGCTCCGGGTGCAGGTCAATCCGGAGGCGTTCGCCGTGGACGCGGACCGGTTGGAGCAGGCCGTGCGCCACGTGCTGGCCCGCGAAGGCGTGGACCAGGGCGAGGTCTCGCTCACCCTGCTCGCCGATCCCGCCATGCAGGACCTGAACCGCCGCTGGCTCGCGCACGACCGCACCACGGACGTGCTGTCGTTCGCGCTGCACGGGGACGGTGAGCCCCTGCTGGGGGACGTCTACGTCGGGTGGGAGCAGGCGGAGCGGCAGAGCGCGGAGCATGGCGTGCCGTTGGCCGAGGAGCTGGTGCGCCTGGCGGTGCACGGCACGCTCCACCTGCTGGGCCACGACCATCCGGACGCGGCGGACGAGCGGGCCGGCAGCCCGTTCTTCCAGCGGCAGGAAGCGCTCGTGGCGGAGTGCCTGGAGAGAGGGGTGGATCATGGCCGCGCCTGA
- a CDS encoding cobalamin B12-binding domain-containing protein produces MDRKIRVLVAKPGLDGHDRGAKVIASAFRDAGFEVIYTGLHQTPEMVVAAAVQEDVDVVAMSILSGAHMTLFPRVQELLKAEGADHILLTGGGIIPEEDRDALEARGIGRLFGPGSPTSEAVQYIRDWAASRSEDALST; encoded by the coding sequence ATGGACCGGAAGATTCGTGTGCTCGTCGCCAAGCCCGGCCTGGACGGGCACGATCGGGGAGCCAAGGTCATCGCCAGCGCGTTCCGCGACGCGGGCTTCGAGGTCATCTACACGGGGCTGCACCAGACGCCCGAGATGGTCGTCGCGGCCGCCGTCCAGGAGGACGTGGACGTGGTGGCCATGTCCATCCTCTCCGGCGCGCACATGACGCTGTTCCCGCGGGTGCAGGAGCTGCTGAAGGCGGAAGGCGCCGACCACATCCTGCTCACGGGCGGCGGCATCATCCCCGAGGAGGACCGCGACGCGCTCGAGGCGCGGGGCATCGGTAGGCTCTTCGGCCCCGGCTCTCCCACCAGCGAAGCCGTGCAGTACATCCGCGACTGGGCGGCGTCGCGGAGCGAGGACGCGCTCTCCACGTGA
- a CDS encoding carboxyl transferase domain-containing protein codes for MSAPAAPTGKETRLRALAAELQELRGTLEEGGGVERRARQHAQGKLTARERITRLLDEGEPVVEIGLMVAHDLYDGQAPAAGVVTVVGRARGREVVVVANDATVKAGSWWPETITKILRAQEIAMRCRIPIVYLVDSAGVNLPYQGGVFPGQYGAARIFYYNSIMRRYLGVPQLAAVMGPCIAGGAYLPALSDVIVMIEGTSFMGLGGPNLVKGATGQVVESEELGGARVHTAVSGVAHYRAQDDDAGLDLLRRLIGELPPPPGALPARPVSGPDGRAERLYDLLPDDHRAPYDAHAVLDVLLDADTWLEFQPDYAAEMVCGTGRIRGLPVGVIANARGMVKDARSGPPRFGGIVYTESAEKVAYFIETMNRHRTPILFVQDVSGFMVGPAAEHSGIIRAGAQFVEAMATATVPKLVLTLNHASGAGYYAMAGQGFDPDFILSLPSGRMGVMEGESAVMALFSAQLEKLKEAGQVPDEDLTTRMDAVRAEYDRQLDARFAAARGFVDAIVLPEELHDALELLLRSGLSNPGPHLGPFTLPHGQAGGVA; via the coding sequence GTGAGCGCGCCCGCCGCGCCCACCGGGAAGGAGACCCGGCTCCGCGCGCTCGCGGCGGAGCTCCAGGAGCTGCGCGGCACGCTGGAGGAAGGGGGCGGCGTCGAACGCCGCGCCCGCCAGCACGCCCAGGGCAAGCTCACCGCGCGCGAGCGCATCACCCGCCTGCTGGACGAAGGCGAGCCCGTCGTGGAGATCGGGCTGATGGTGGCCCACGACCTCTACGACGGCCAGGCGCCTGCGGCCGGCGTGGTGACCGTGGTGGGACGCGCCCGCGGCCGCGAGGTGGTCGTGGTCGCCAACGACGCCACCGTGAAGGCGGGCTCCTGGTGGCCGGAGACCATCACCAAGATCCTGCGCGCGCAGGAGATCGCGATGCGCTGCCGCATCCCGATCGTCTACCTGGTGGATTCCGCCGGCGTGAACCTGCCGTATCAAGGCGGCGTGTTCCCGGGACAGTACGGCGCGGCGCGCATCTTCTACTACAACTCGATCATGCGGCGCTACCTGGGTGTGCCCCAGCTCGCCGCCGTGATGGGACCGTGCATCGCGGGCGGTGCGTACCTGCCCGCGCTGTCGGACGTCATCGTGATGATCGAGGGCACGAGCTTCATGGGGCTCGGCGGACCCAACCTCGTGAAAGGCGCCACCGGACAGGTCGTGGAGTCCGAGGAGCTGGGCGGCGCGCGCGTGCACACCGCCGTGAGCGGGGTGGCGCATTACCGCGCCCAGGACGACGACGCCGGTCTGGACCTGCTGCGCCGTCTGATCGGCGAGCTGCCCCCGCCGCCGGGCGCGTTGCCGGCCCGCCCGGTGTCGGGTCCCGACGGACGCGCGGAGCGGCTCTACGATCTGCTGCCCGACGACCACCGCGCGCCCTATGACGCGCACGCCGTGCTGGACGTCCTGCTGGACGCCGACACCTGGCTGGAGTTCCAGCCCGACTACGCGGCCGAGATGGTCTGTGGCACCGGCCGCATCCGCGGCCTCCCGGTGGGCGTGATCGCCAACGCGCGCGGGATGGTCAAGGACGCGCGCTCCGGGCCGCCCCGCTTCGGGGGGATCGTCTATACCGAGAGCGCGGAGAAGGTCGCGTACTTCATCGAGACCATGAACCGGCACCGCACACCGATCCTGTTCGTGCAGGACGTCTCCGGGTTCATGGTGGGCCCCGCGGCGGAGCACTCCGGGATCATCCGTGCGGGCGCGCAGTTCGTGGAGGCCATGGCCACCGCCACCGTGCCCAAGCTGGTGCTCACGCTCAACCACGCGTCGGGCGCGGGCTACTACGCCATGGCGGGGCAGGGCTTCGATCCCGACTTCATCCTCTCGCTCCCCAGCGGCCGCATGGGCGTGATGGAAGGGGAGAGCGCGGTCATGGCGCTCTTCAGCGCGCAGCTCGAGAAGCTCAAGGAGGCCGGGCAGGTGCCGGACGAGGATCTGACCACGCGCATGGACGCCGTGCGCGCCGAGTACGACCGCCAGCTCGATGCGCGCTTCGCCGCCGCCCGTGGCTTCGTGGACGCGATCGTCCTGCCGGAGGAGCTGCACGACGCGCTGGAGCTCCTGCTGCGCTCCGGACTCTCCAACCCCGGTCCCCACCTGGGACCGTTCACGCTGCCCCACGGCCAGGCGGGAGGTGTCGCGTGA
- a CDS encoding HDIG domain-containing protein — protein sequence AVLLDPQGRQALRTTAVRAVQDLIQNGVHEPLDPELAGAELLRLRDRDSDRTVERSSVMSVGDFFDAAARRLPVGWAHPDAQGALRLILIRHMRPSLVFNAMLTREERSQAQSAVQLVKSNVQMGEAIVRANELISQDEMERLDAYAEAQRALGVGDAAGWRWSGLLGSVLFHSLLLLVFGGLLYFFRDQVYRNYRWLLVLTALTAAYFGTAAVIGSRGLPPELLPVPFVALTVAVLWDGRMALIFTVVLAVMTGALRPFDGLMLTPTLLVAGAAGALSVRVVRRRSQFWAFMLIIAVAHSLSLLAVWLMEGEGSALTALPWAALGAAGSAILAMGFLPVFEWFTGITTPQTLLEWADPTRPLLGRLAREAPGTYAHTISVANVAEAAANSIDADGLLCRVGAFYHDVGKMLKPQYFIENQPGTRNPHDHLKPETSAALVREHVTEGHRLAREARVPPVILDFILEHHGTQEIGFFRNKAREENGPDADLPDELFRYPGPRPQTRETAILMLSDSVESAARALQDPTRERIRDLVVTIFDTKIRDGQLDEAPLTLGEITRVREEIIKVLEGMYHQRIDYPATKHLTDAPAEARPVAR from the coding sequence GCCGTCCTGCTGGATCCGCAGGGCCGGCAGGCGCTGCGTACCACCGCCGTGCGCGCCGTGCAGGACCTGATCCAGAACGGCGTCCACGAACCGCTGGACCCGGAGCTGGCCGGCGCGGAGTTGCTCCGTCTGCGCGACCGCGACAGCGACCGCACCGTCGAGCGCAGCTCGGTCATGTCCGTCGGGGACTTCTTCGACGCGGCCGCCCGTCGTCTGCCGGTCGGGTGGGCTCATCCCGATGCGCAGGGCGCGCTCCGGCTCATCCTCATCCGGCACATGCGGCCGTCGCTGGTCTTCAACGCCATGCTCACCCGCGAGGAGCGCTCGCAGGCGCAGAGCGCGGTGCAGCTCGTGAAGTCCAACGTGCAGATGGGCGAGGCCATCGTGCGCGCCAACGAGCTGATCAGCCAGGACGAGATGGAGCGCCTGGACGCCTACGCGGAGGCGCAGCGCGCGCTGGGGGTGGGCGACGCGGCCGGCTGGCGCTGGAGCGGGCTGCTGGGCAGCGTGCTGTTCCACTCCTTGCTGCTGCTGGTCTTCGGCGGGCTGCTCTACTTCTTCCGCGACCAGGTCTACCGCAACTACCGCTGGCTGCTGGTGCTCACCGCGCTCACGGCCGCGTACTTCGGCACGGCCGCCGTGATCGGCTCGCGCGGACTGCCGCCCGAGCTGCTGCCGGTCCCGTTCGTGGCGCTCACCGTGGCCGTGCTCTGGGACGGCCGCATGGCCCTGATCTTCACCGTGGTGCTGGCCGTCATGACGGGCGCGCTCCGGCCCTTCGACGGTCTGATGCTCACGCCCACGCTGCTCGTGGCGGGCGCGGCGGGCGCGCTGTCCGTGCGCGTGGTGCGGCGCCGCTCGCAGTTCTGGGCCTTCATGCTGATCATCGCGGTGGCCCACTCGCTCAGCCTGCTCGCGGTATGGCTGATGGAAGGGGAGGGCTCGGCGCTCACCGCGCTGCCGTGGGCGGCGCTGGGCGCGGCTGGTAGCGCCATCCTGGCCATGGGCTTCCTGCCGGTGTTCGAGTGGTTCACGGGCATCACCACGCCGCAGACGCTGCTGGAGTGGGCGGACCCCACGCGGCCGCTGCTCGGGCGCCTGGCCCGCGAGGCGCCGGGCACGTACGCGCACACCATCTCGGTGGCCAACGTGGCGGAGGCCGCGGCCAACTCCATCGATGCGGACGGGCTGCTCTGCCGGGTGGGGGCGTTCTACCACGACGTGGGCAAGATGCTCAAGCCCCAGTACTTCATCGAGAACCAGCCGGGCACGCGCAATCCCCACGATCACCTGAAGCCCGAGACGTCCGCCGCGCTGGTGCGCGAGCACGTGACCGAGGGGCACCGCCTGGCGCGTGAAGCGCGCGTGCCGCCCGTGATCCTGGACTTCATCCTCGAGCACCACGGCACGCAGGAGATCGGCTTCTTCCGCAACAAGGCGCGGGAGGAGAACGGTCCGGACGCCGATCTCCCGGATGAGCTGTTCCGGTACCCGGGCCCCCGGCCCCAGACGCGCGAGACCGCCATCCTCATGCTGTCGGACTCCGTGGAGTCCGCCGCGCGCGCCCTGCAGGATCCCACCCGCGAGCGCATCCGCGACCTGGTGGTCACCATCTTCGACACCAAGATCCGCGACGGTCAGCTGGACGAGGCGCCGCTCACGCTGGGCGAGATCACCCGCGTACGCGAGGAGATCATCAAGGTGCTGGAGGGCATGTACCACCAGCGCATCGACTATCCCGCCACCAAGCACCTGACGGACGCGCCGGCCGAGGCGCGCCCGGTGGCGCGGTGA
- the meaB gene encoding methylmalonyl Co-A mutase-associated GTPase MeaB, with product MTPLEALTPALEDVLERFRSGARLGLARAISAVEGERPGFQALLHAVTREGLQGRRIGVTGPPGAGKSSLVAQMATHFRTRGETVGIVAVDPTSPFSGGALLGDRIRMNDLATDPGIFIRSMATRGSLGGLAMATEEVIDLMDGFGFDRVIVETVGVGQTELEIQSAADTVLVALVPESGDGIQAMKAGLMEIADIFVVNKADRPGADRLAKELSFAIHLRAGEALKDVPAHHGVQLDAVRKDRTRAKAPAEPQGWQIPVLKTVAQTGEGLPELLEAIDRHRDHLEATGELRRRRRTRAEGRVVDVVERQLGRLAWSRPGAQDILQDGLDRIESGAATPYSVAESVVQNMLAPKG from the coding sequence TTGACCCCGCTCGAGGCGCTCACGCCCGCCCTGGAGGACGTGCTGGAACGTTTCCGCTCCGGCGCACGCCTGGGTCTGGCCCGTGCCATCAGCGCGGTCGAAGGCGAGCGACCCGGCTTCCAGGCGCTGCTGCACGCCGTGACCCGTGAAGGCCTCCAGGGCCGCCGCATCGGGGTGACCGGGCCGCCCGGGGCGGGGAAGTCCAGCCTGGTGGCGCAGATGGCCACGCACTTCCGCACGCGGGGAGAGACGGTGGGCATCGTGGCCGTGGACCCCACCTCGCCGTTCTCGGGTGGCGCGTTGCTCGGGGACCGCATCCGCATGAACGACCTGGCCACGGATCCCGGGATCTTCATCCGCTCCATGGCCACGCGCGGCTCGCTCGGCGGTCTGGCGATGGCCACCGAGGAGGTCATCGACCTCATGGACGGGTTCGGCTTCGACCGGGTGATCGTCGAGACGGTGGGGGTGGGTCAGACCGAGCTCGAGATCCAGTCGGCCGCCGACACCGTGCTCGTGGCGCTCGTCCCCGAGTCGGGGGACGGCATCCAGGCCATGAAGGCGGGCCTCATGGAGATCGCCGACATCTTCGTGGTCAACAAGGCGGACCGGCCCGGTGCCGACCGGTTGGCCAAGGAGCTGTCGTTCGCCATCCACCTGCGCGCCGGGGAAGCCCTCAAGGACGTGCCCGCCCATCACGGCGTGCAACTGGACGCGGTCCGGAAGGACAGGACCCGCGCCAAGGCCCCCGCCGAGCCGCAGGGCTGGCAGATCCCCGTGCTGAAGACGGTCGCGCAGACCGGCGAAGGGCTCCCGGAGCTGCTGGAGGCCATCGACCGGCACCGGGACCACCTGGAGGCCACGGGCGAGTTGCGCCGGCGCCGCCGGACCCGGGCGGAGGGCCGCGTGGTGGACGTGGTCGAGCGCCAGCTCGGGCGCCTGGCGTGGAGTCGGCCGGGAGCCCAGGACATCCTCCAGGACGGCCTCGACCGGATCGAATCGGGGGCCGCGACGCCGTATTCCGTGGCGGAGTCCGTGGTCCAGAACATGCTCGCCCCCAAGGGGTAA